Proteins encoded together in one Astatotilapia calliptera chromosome 7, fAstCal1.2, whole genome shotgun sequence window:
- the ajm1 gene encoding apical junction component 1 homolog — translation MTRTDPPDILVSTVHQDIKVIPISSLYKSLQSSKQCDSINSNTLEDGKSKDNKRHCRTFDYKSLEYPKSHKYPMDSPYRKGDRQASNQDVAWNVLGHRQRYRFSAPDIFSHRLTPQPVTTDMASEVIVPEQKRRTRSKSAPRVQTTFTAVSLEGSSSSGRKGREFQRDYRDSRRRPEVSPHREPSYAATRAHMQEVHPIKLQPQMGDSSRYSPHYTADNFEDEGLDKPATSPHVRCRVDIKPDDATLHHSGRKNATPQMDIPWQRHHSAGTRSLTVPRHFSYSRTPTPTDSFVTESRQSYQYSRSMPSSYVQPMEISLQRMPSSGDFYGRERRAHSSPNVPTKFFYADDPGGYVTTAPPQPSSYFHDERYTPGQAYTPKVQFVQDPRTRIVHAVATRPYYSEMEPYSYSMKTGYPKPYAANEPWPYIIQTPPTRILYGDDPRSYQIQTAPPRFYYSSEMYAMPPEHHVPARAYYTEGRRHARVMHSQTDDWYGSDASGYTTNPPSHASQVTPTRVQQEPALTPWYTNPCVEPQRFGTDSKSYSRSWDNILNSRVEREQPLPVQRGQSYDDLLDSRKPERSAGEKPQPVVVNLSSSPRRYAALSMSDNSLIDKSPTEISKSSSSKLWFVTPEITITDNDIRSSSLNKAEGRSASWDILDTRSTESPEMIHRDFESSAKEKTHDNASLQQSLEQLDELLADLVTDYKPPSRRASEDILDQLKKLIDEEEAVSLSRKSSKTGTEEAAPLDKQPTSIRMNPDAFRDIDGASDVMKSADECSPDQSPDEDDTMMCSNNKCRRTETLFNACLYFKSCHSCYTYYCSRNCRREDWDIHKESCLYGRIGSTCRHIIKHCRETVEVHKAFSRIAKVGYLSRGRGVLFLGFPNPLSSSNFLQYGLDSLLMSPTYLSLRELESFKDNLGEYCKELQEAGKEYDPNECFILNVSIAVGEQLPEGPSPRNQAPTVRKYAKVALASFSPERKVHKQESDMETLILTPPPGTADLDKEGEEGRKAREICFINIQRELRIRGVFLRHEYPQVYQQLCEFVESNRRFTPTTIYPIDKRTGKQFMCMIMAASEPRTLDWIGTPHLLDDII, via the coding sequence ATGACACGCACAGACCCACCTGACATACTGGTATCAACGGTGCATCAAGACATAAAAGTGATCCCCATTTCTTCACTCTATAAGTCCTTACAATCTTCCAAACAATGTGATAGTATAAATTCCAACACACTGGAGGACGGTAAAAGCAAAGACAATAAGAGACACTGCCGTACCTTTGACTATAAGTCACTGGAGTACCCCAAATCACACAAATATCCTATGGATTCTCCATACAGGAAAGGAGATAGGCAGGCATCCAACCAAGATGTTGCCTGGAATGTGTTGGGCCACCGGCAGAGGTACCGTTTTTCTGCTCCTGACATTTTTAGTCACAGGTTGACTCCTCAGCCAGTGACAACAGATATGGCCAGTGAGGTAATTGTCCCTGAACAAAAACGAAGGACCAGGTCAAAAAGTGCACCTCGAGTCCAGACAACTTTCACTGCCGTGTCTCTTGAAGGATCATCATCTTCAGGAAGGAAGGGCAGAGAGTTCCAAAGGGATTATAGAGACTCCCGTCGGAGACCAGAAGTATCACCACATAGGGAACCCTCCTATGCAGCAACCAGGGCTCATATGCAAGAAGTACATCCCATTAAGTTGCAGCCACAAATGGGTGACAGTAGTCGATATTCTCCTCACTACACTGCTGATAATTTTGAGGATGAAGGTCTGGATAAACCAGCAACTAGCCCTCATGTCAGGTGTCGGGTTGACATCAAGCCTGATGATGCAACATTACATCATTCAGGACGGAAAAATGCCACACCTCAAATGGACATACCCTGGCAGAGACACCACAGTGCAGGGACTAGGAGCCTGACTGTGCCACGTCATTTCTCATATTCTAGAACGCCTACTCCCACTGACTCATTTGTTACAGAAAGTCGACAAAGTTATCAATATTCCCGTAGCATGCCAAGTAGTTATGTACAACCTATGGAGATTTCCTTGCAGAGGATGCCTTCATCAGGTGATTTCTATGGCAGAGAACGCAGAGCTCACTCTAGTCCTAATGTGCCAACTAAGTTCTTTTATGCAGATGACCCAGGGGGATATGTTACTACTGCTCCTCCTCAACCAAGTTCTTACTTTCATGATGAACGTTACACACCTGGACAAGCATATACTCCAAAAGTCCAATTTGTGCAAGATCCAAGAACTCGAATAGTGCATGCTGTAGCTACAAGACCATATTATTCTGAAATGGAGCCCTATTCATACTCTATGAAGACAGGGTATCCCAAACCCTATGCAGCAAATGAACCATGGCCATATATCATACAGACACCTCCAACAAGAATACTTTATGGGGATGATCCAAGGTCTTATCAAATTCAGACTGCTCCACCTAGGTTTTATTATTCCAGTGAGATGTATGCAATGCCACCAGAGCACCATGTCCCAGCTAGGGCATATTACACTGAAGGCAGAAGACATGCTAGAGTAAtgcattcacaaacagatgactGGTATGGTTCAGATGCATCTGGTTACACCACCAATCCTCCCTCTCATGCATCTCAAGTCACTCCAACAAGAGTACAACAAGAGCCTGcactgactccgtggtataccAACCCATGTGTTGAACCTCAAAGATTTGGTACAGATTCCAAATCTTACTCAAGGTCTTGGGACAATATTCTGAACTCACGTGTGGAAAGAGAACAGCCTCTTCCTGTACAGCGAGGTCAGAGTTATGATGATCTTCTTGACTCCAGAAAGCCCGAGAGATCTGCTGGTGAAAAACCACAACCAGTGGTTGTTAATCTCTCTAGTTCACCAAGACGCTATGCAGCCTTGTCAATGTCTGACAACTCACTGATTGACAAAAGCCCAACAGAGATATCAAAGAGCAGCTCCAGTAAACTCTGGTTTGTCACCCCTGAAATAACAATCACAGATAATGACATTCGATCAAGTAGCCTTAATAAGGCTGAAGGACGATCTGCCAGTTGGGACATTCTTGATACCAGAAGCACAGAGAGTCCAGAAATGATTCATCGGGACTTTGAAAGCTCAGCCAAAGAGAAGACACATGACAATGCTTCACTTCAGCAAAGTCTTGAACAACTTGATGAACTTCTGGCTGATCTTGTGACTGACTATAAGCCACCCAGCAGAAGGGCAAGTGAAGACATTCTGGACCAACTAAAGAAGTTAATTGATGAGGAAGAAGCAGTGTCTTTGTCCAGAAAGAGTTCAAAGACAGGCACAGAAGAAGCAGCTCCTCTGGACAAACAACCCACCTCGATCCGAATGAATCCTGATGCTTTTCGAGATATAGATGGGGCAAGTGATGTAATGAAGAGTGCAGACGAGTGTTCCCCTGATCAGAGCCCAGATGAGGATGATACAATGATGTGCTCTAACAACAAATGCCGGAGGACAGAAACCCTATTCAATGCCTGCCTTTATTTTAAATCCTGCCATAGCTGTTACACCTATTACTGCTCTCGAAATTGTCGCAGGGAGGACTGGGATATTCATAAAGAAAGCTGCCTGTATGGAAGAATTGGTAGCACTTGCCGTCATATCATCAAACACTGTCGGGAGACTGTTGAAGTCCACAAAGCCTTCTCCCGTATTGCCAAAGTTGGCTACCTTTCTCGAGGTAGAGGAGTTCTCTTCCTTGGTTTTCCTAACCCTTTGTCATCTAGTAACTTCTTGCAGTATGGTCTGGATAGTTTACTTATGTCTCCTACATATTTGTCCCTTCGAGAGCTTGAAAGCTTCAAAGACAACCTAGGGGAGTACTGTAAAGAACTGCAGGAAGCTGGTAAAGAGTATGACCCAAACGAATGTTTCATCTTAAATGTATCCATTGCTGTAGGTGAGCAGTTGCCTGAAGGGCCATCACCAAGGAACCAAGCTCCAACTGTCAGAAAATATGCAAAAGTAGCATTGGCTTCGTTTAGCCCAGAGAGAAAGGTTCACAAGCAAGAGAGTGACATGGAAACACTGATCCTTACTCCACCCCCAGGAACAGCAGATCTCGACAAAGAGGGAGAAGAAGGCCGGAAGGCCAGAGAAATTTGTTTCATTAATATACAACGAGAGTTAAGGATTCGAGGGGTTTTCTTACGCCACGAATACCCACAAGTGTATCAGCAGCTCTGTGAGTTTGTGGAAAGTAACAGAAGATTCACTCCTACTACAATCTATCCTATTGATAAGAGGACTGGTAAACAGTTTATGTGCATGATTATGGCTGCTTCAGAGCCCAGGACGTTGGATTGGATAGGCACCCCACATCTCCTTGATGACATTATTTAA